One segment of Tenrec ecaudatus isolate mTenEca1 chromosome 1, mTenEca1.hap1, whole genome shotgun sequence DNA contains the following:
- the PYCR2 gene encoding pyrroline-5-carboxylate reductase 2 isoform X1, whose amino-acid sequence MSVGFIGAGQLACALARGFTAAGILSTHKIIASSPEMDLPTVSVLRKMGVNLTRSNKETVRNSDVLFLAVKPHIIPFILDEIGADVQARHIVVSCAAGVTISSVEKKLMAFQPAPKVIRCMTNTPVVVREGATVYATGTHALVEDGQLLEQLMSSVGFCTEVEEDLIDAVTGLSGSGPAYAFMALDALADGGVKMGLPRRLAVRLGAQALLGAAKMLLDSEQHPGQLKDNVCSPGGATIHALHFLESGGFRSLLINAVEASCIRTRELQCMADQEKIPTAAVKKTLLDRVKLESPTVSTLTASNPSVRLTRSPAPGGKKD is encoded by the exons ATGAGCGTGGGCTTCATCGGCGCGGGCCAGCTGGCCTGTGCGCTGGCGCGGGGCTTCACGGCCGCAG GCATCTTGTCCACGCACAAGATCATAGCCAGCTCCCCGGAAATGGATCTGCCCACGGTGTCCGTCCTCAGG AAGATGGGCGTGAACCTGACTCGAAGCAACAAGGAGACAGTGCGTAACAGTGACGTCCTGTTCCTGGCCGTGAAGCCCCACATCATCCCCTTCATCCTGGATGAGATTGGGGCCGATGTCCAGGCCAGGCATATTGTGGTCTCCTGTGCTGCCGGTGTCACCATCAGCTCTGTGGAGAAG AAGCTGATGGCGTTCCAGCCCGCGCCCAAGGTGATCCGCTGCATGACCAACACACCTGTGGTGGTTCGGGAGGGGGCTACGGTGTACGCCACGGGCACCCATGCCCTGGTGGAGGATGGGCAGCTCCTGGAGCAGCTCATGAGCAGCGTGGGCTTCTGCACTGAAGTGGAGGAGGACCTGATTGACGCCGTCAcggggctcagtggcagtggcccTGCCTAT GCATTCATGGCCCTGGATGCATTAGCTGATGGTGGGGTGAAAATGGGCCTTCCTCGGCGCCTGGCAGTTCGACTGGGGGCCCAGGCCTTGCTG GGAGCTGCCAAGATGCTGCTAGACTCGGAGCAGCACCCAGGCCAGCTCAAAGACAATGTCTGCTCCCCCGGAGGGGCCACCATCCATGCCCTGCACTTCCTGGAGAGTGGGGGCTTCCGGTCCCTGCTCATCAATGCAGTAGAGGCCTCCTGCATCCGGACACG AGAGCTGCAGTGCATGGCTGACCAAGAAAAGATCCCCACGGCAGCCGTGAAGAAGACGCTCCTGGACAGAGTGAAGCTGGAATCGCCCACGGTGTCCACGTTGACTGCCTCCAACCCGAGCGTGCGCCTCACCAGAAGCCCAGCCCCGGGAGGCAAGAAGGATTAG
- the PYCR2 gene encoding pyrroline-5-carboxylate reductase 2 isoform X2: protein MSVGFIGAGQLACALARGFTAAGILSTHKIIASSPEMDLPTVSVLRKMGVNLTRSNKETVRNSDVLFLAVKPHIIPFILDEIGADVQARHIVVSCAAGVTISSVEKKLMAFQPAPKVIRCMTNTPVVVREGATVYATGTHALVEDGQLLEQLMSSVGFCTEVEEDLIDAVTGLSGSGPAYAFMALDALADGGVKMGLPRRLAVRLGAQALLRAAVHG from the exons ATGAGCGTGGGCTTCATCGGCGCGGGCCAGCTGGCCTGTGCGCTGGCGCGGGGCTTCACGGCCGCAG GCATCTTGTCCACGCACAAGATCATAGCCAGCTCCCCGGAAATGGATCTGCCCACGGTGTCCGTCCTCAGG AAGATGGGCGTGAACCTGACTCGAAGCAACAAGGAGACAGTGCGTAACAGTGACGTCCTGTTCCTGGCCGTGAAGCCCCACATCATCCCCTTCATCCTGGATGAGATTGGGGCCGATGTCCAGGCCAGGCATATTGTGGTCTCCTGTGCTGCCGGTGTCACCATCAGCTCTGTGGAGAAG AAGCTGATGGCGTTCCAGCCCGCGCCCAAGGTGATCCGCTGCATGACCAACACACCTGTGGTGGTTCGGGAGGGGGCTACGGTGTACGCCACGGGCACCCATGCCCTGGTGGAGGATGGGCAGCTCCTGGAGCAGCTCATGAGCAGCGTGGGCTTCTGCACTGAAGTGGAGGAGGACCTGATTGACGCCGTCAcggggctcagtggcagtggcccTGCCTAT GCATTCATGGCCCTGGATGCATTAGCTGATGGTGGGGTGAAAATGGGCCTTCCTCGGCGCCTGGCAGTTCGACTGGGGGCCCAGGCCTTGCTG AGAGCTGCAGTGCATGGCTGA